The following coding sequences lie in one Alloacidobacterium dinghuense genomic window:
- a CDS encoding protein-disulfide reductase DsbD family protein, with protein MRIRTLISTLCLLIFSAWTNVALSAPTATAQHLTVQLVVPPAEIYPGQNFTAGLYFKLEPGWHVYWINAGDSGEPPRIKWTLPEGITADAMQFPAPKRLPLGPLMDFGYENEVLFPMAMHVSGDFKPAGESVTLGSKVDWLVCREVCIPGKASLDIERKALSSPPSTPTFVAADQQLVARLQRTLPQPLPGSMQAKFMPTATGFNLTVITGRREADAQFFPFDQNQLANAAPQPVTPLSNGFQISLKKDENLQQNPGQLHGLVVLADGNAFEINAAQGTVTASESSRSSDFAGLGRVAGLAFIGGVILNLMPCVFPVLFIKGLALVQSSQHERHKLRAHGWVYALGILASFWAVVAVLLVLRAGGRQLGWGFQFQSPSFIAVIALLLFFLGLSLAGLFEIGLSLTSKGSGLAGQHGYAGSFFTGVLAMVVATPCTAPFMGAAIGYALAHSAIVSFVIFTALGLGLAAPYVLLTLQPAWTKLLPRPGAWMEILKQATAIPIFATVIWLVWLFAQSAGLNALAGLLAAFLLLAVAGWILGRWPAKAPATAAAIAVLALAVALPIYGVRKLGTTSAHVNTASNSQWESFSPALVEKYRTQGRPVFIDFTASWCLSCQVNERVILSRSDVQQKLHDRGFALVRADWTNADESITQTLNSLGRSGVPTYAIYPGSMQEPPHVLPEVLTPGIVLDAIDQVQPRQAALDTAR; from the coding sequence ATGCGTATCCGCACCTTGATCTCGACTTTGTGCCTGCTGATCTTTTCTGCATGGACGAATGTGGCCCTGTCTGCGCCCACGGCCACTGCGCAGCACCTCACTGTGCAATTGGTTGTGCCGCCGGCCGAGATCTATCCCGGCCAGAACTTCACCGCCGGGCTCTACTTCAAGCTTGAACCGGGCTGGCATGTGTATTGGATCAATGCCGGGGATTCCGGTGAGCCTCCGCGGATCAAGTGGACTCTGCCCGAAGGCATTACTGCGGATGCGATGCAGTTTCCCGCGCCGAAGCGGCTGCCGCTGGGTCCATTGATGGACTTCGGCTATGAGAACGAAGTTCTGTTTCCGATGGCCATGCATGTGAGTGGCGACTTCAAGCCGGCGGGCGAATCAGTCACTCTCGGCTCAAAGGTGGACTGGCTTGTCTGCCGCGAAGTCTGCATCCCCGGCAAGGCGTCGCTCGACATCGAGCGCAAGGCGCTTTCGTCACCGCCCTCGACGCCGACCTTCGTCGCAGCCGATCAGCAACTTGTTGCCCGGCTCCAGCGCACGCTGCCGCAGCCCTTGCCTGGAAGCATGCAGGCAAAGTTCATGCCAACGGCTACCGGCTTCAATCTCACGGTGATTACCGGCAGGCGCGAGGCTGACGCTCAGTTTTTCCCATTCGATCAGAACCAGCTTGCCAATGCTGCGCCGCAGCCGGTTACGCCACTCAGCAATGGATTTCAAATCAGCCTGAAAAAAGACGAGAACTTGCAGCAGAATCCTGGTCAGCTGCATGGGCTCGTTGTACTGGCAGATGGCAATGCTTTCGAGATCAACGCTGCGCAGGGAACAGTGACTGCCAGCGAATCTTCGCGCAGCAGCGATTTCGCGGGATTGGGCAGAGTGGCTGGTCTTGCTTTTATCGGAGGCGTCATTCTGAACCTGATGCCCTGTGTTTTTCCCGTGCTCTTTATCAAAGGGCTCGCGCTGGTGCAGTCGTCGCAGCATGAACGTCACAAGCTGCGCGCGCACGGATGGGTCTACGCGCTGGGAATTCTCGCTTCGTTCTGGGCAGTCGTGGCGGTACTTCTTGTTTTGCGCGCCGGTGGCCGACAACTGGGTTGGGGTTTCCAGTTCCAATCGCCCAGCTTTATCGCGGTGATTGCGCTGCTGCTGTTCTTTCTCGGGCTATCGCTTGCAGGACTGTTTGAGATCGGTCTTTCACTTACCAGCAAAGGCTCCGGCCTCGCCGGGCAGCATGGGTACGCAGGGAGTTTCTTCACCGGCGTACTTGCGATGGTCGTTGCCACACCGTGCACGGCGCCGTTTATGGGAGCCGCGATCGGCTACGCGCTTGCGCATTCGGCAATCGTCAGCTTTGTGATCTTTACCGCGCTGGGTCTGGGCCTGGCTGCGCCATACGTGCTGTTGACCCTTCAACCTGCGTGGACAAAACTGCTGCCGCGTCCGGGAGCATGGATGGAGATTCTCAAGCAGGCAACTGCGATTCCCATCTTCGCTACTGTGATCTGGTTGGTGTGGTTGTTCGCGCAGTCGGCGGGACTCAACGCGCTTGCCGGACTGCTCGCAGCTTTTCTGCTCCTTGCGGTTGCCGGATGGATTCTTGGACGCTGGCCGGCGAAGGCTCCTGCCACTGCGGCAGCGATTGCTGTGCTCGCGCTGGCGGTTGCGTTGCCCATTTACGGTGTGCGCAAACTCGGAACAACCTCAGCGCACGTGAACACGGCCAGCAACTCGCAATGGGAATCGTTCTCGCCCGCGCTGGTGGAAAAATACCGTACGCAGGGCCGTCCTGTATTCATTGACTTCACGGCAAGCTGGTGCCTCAGTTGCCAGGTCAATGAACGCGTCATCCTGAGCCGCTCTGATGTGCAGCAGAAACTGCATGACCGCGGTTTCGCGCTCGTTCGCGCTGATTGGACCAATGCGGATGAAAGCATCACGCAGACGCTGAACAGCCTCGGGCGGAGCGGCGTGCCGACTTACGCGATCTATCCCGGCTCAATGCAGGAGCCGCCGCATGTTCTGCCTGAAGTGCTGACGCCAGGGATCGTTCTCGACGCGATTGATCAGGTGCAGCCCAGGCAAGCGGCGCTCGACACTGCGCGATGA